CAGATCCACTTCGGACGTTGAGGTCACCAATATCTCGAAGTACGGCTTCTGGGTGATCATTCACGACAAGGAGCTCTTCCTGCCGTTCGAAGACTTTCCCTGGTTTCGAGAAGCCACGGTCGGGCAGATCCTGAACCTCGACCACGTGACGGAAGGGCACCTGCACTGGCCCGATCTCGACGTGGATCTGGACGTCGAGTCGATCGAGCA
This DNA window, taken from Candidatus Tanganyikabacteria bacterium, encodes the following:
- a CDS encoding DUF2442 domain-containing protein — protein: MRSAQPGRSTSDVEVTNISKYGFWVIIHDKELFLPFEDFPWFREATVGQILNLDHVTEGHLHWPDLDVDLDVESIEHPERFPLVSKASIVK